One window of Triplophysa rosa linkage group LG8, Trosa_1v2, whole genome shotgun sequence genomic DNA carries:
- the cndp1 gene encoding cytosolic non-specific dipeptidase — protein MMIGFSFVFVFLMWTGVGAIRFDHLTHYVNSHEEEFVETLRKWVAVESDSSDISKRSDLHKMMDLTAEKLRVIGGSVAMVDVGMQALANGSTIDLPKVVTAQFGNDPNKHTVCIYGHVDVQPAKKEDGWATDPYQLTDINGNLYGRGASDNKAPVLAWIHTVEVYRALNIELPVNVKFLIEGMEETGSDGLDAMIMAQRDTFFTDVDYIIISDCGWLSRRPALTYGTRGNCYFFAEVSGPKKDLHSGVYGGTVVEPMTDLIGIMDKLISPSGEILIPGIREAVAALSDEEWKIYQDIEFDVQRYKEDIGIGELMYNNKVDLLAHRWRHPTVSIHGIEGAFSAPGTKTVIPAKVTAKFSIRQVPNMDPAVVEKQVTDYLNAAFSKRKSPNKLNVTMVIGAKPWLADVNNPLYEAGRAAVKRVFDVEPDMIREGGTIPIAKSFEDVTGKSILMLPIGGFDDGLHSQNEKISRYNYIEGTKLFISFLHEVSQIKKR, from the exons ATG ATGATCGGCtttagttttgtgtttgtgttcctgATGTGGACGGGAGTCGGTGCTATCAGATTTGATCATTTGACTCATTACGTCAACAGCCACGAAGAAGAGTTTGTGGAG aCGTTGAGAAAGTGGGTCgcggttgaaagtgactcgagtGACATATCAAAGCGATCAGATTTACACAAAATGATGGATCTGACAGCAGAGAAGCTCCGTGTCATCGGTGGAAGTGTGGCGATGGTGGACGTGGGCATGCAGGCG CTGGCCAATGGAAGCACCATAGATCTGCCCAAGGTGGTGACGGCTCAGTTCGGCAATGATCCTAACAAACACACTGTTTGTATTTATGGTCATGTGGATGTCCAGCCAGCAAAGAAAGAGGACGGATGGGCAACTGATCCCTATCAACTGACAGATATTAACG GTAATCTGTATGGAAGAGGTGCGTCTGATAACAAAGCGCCGGTGTTGGCCTGGATTCACACGGTGGAGGTCTACAGAGCCCTTAACATC GAGCTGCCTGTGAATGTTAAGTTTCTCATCGAGGGCATGGAGGAGACGGGGTCTGATGGTTTAGATGCCATGATCATGGCTCAGAGAGACACATTCTTCACAGATGTGGATTACATCATCATCTCTGACTGCGGCTGGTTGAGCAGAAGACCCGCGCTGACATACGGGACTCGAGGAAACTGTTATTTCTTCGCTGAG gtgtcaggaccgaAGAAGGATTTACACTCGGGTGTTTATGGAGGCACTGTTGTAGAACCCATGACGGATCTGATCGGCATTATGG ACAAACTCATCAGTCCCAGCGGAGAGATCCTGATCCCGGGCATCCGTGAAGCAGTCGCGGCTCTCTCAGACGAGGAGTGGAAGATTTATCAAGACATCGAGTTTGACGTGCAGCGCTACAAAGAAGACATCGGCATCGGCGAGCTCATGTACAACAACAAG GTTGACCTGCTCGCCCACCGCTGGCGTCACCCAACTGTGTCCATCCACGGCATCGAGGGGGCTTTCTCTGCACCCGGGACCAAAACCGTCATACCGGCCAAAGTCACCGCCAAGTTCTCTATTCGCCAGGTGCCCAACATGGATCCAGCCGTGGTTGAAAAACAG GTGACAGATTATCTGAACGCTGCGTTCTCCAAGAGAAAGAGCCCCAATAAACTCAACGTGACCATGGTGATTGGAGCCAAGCCTTGGTTAGCTGATGTCAATAACCCGCTGTACGAAGCCGGAAGAGCAGCAGTCAAAAGAG TTTTTGACGTGGAGCCGGACATGATTCGTGAGGGAGGAACTATTCCCATTGCTAAAAGCTTTGAGGATGTGACGGGCAAGAGCATCCTAATGCTTCCCATCGGTGGTTTCGACGATGGACTGCACTCCCAGAATGAGAAGATAAGCAG atACAACTACATAGAGGGAACCAAGCTGTTCATTTCCTTCTTACATGAGGTGTCCCAGATCAAGAAGCGCTGA